gttaattttcttatttaacccttatccacgtgaaaaggtcctccttttatttaaagaactatgataaaatcattacttacatgcccacaagctgttaactattgcccacaggagagaaaactagtgtgttatcgcgaacagcacatttttcttttgtgggcatgtaagtaatgattttatcatagttctttaaataaaaggaggaccttttcacgtggataagggttaaataagaaaattaacctttatagcccttaactcttgtgtatgtctacaggaaagacataacacagtgatctgtttgaccctttaaGATTAAAACCACGTCTGTTATCAATTATTAACACCTTAAACTTAGATACATCGTAAATGTATTTTGTCCACATTGGATTTTTATTTACTTGAATAAGTAGAGGGCTATTctttttctttaaaataatGAAACGTTTATagtgaaataaataatgtattattaCTCAATAATCTTAACGATAAATTTGTTCTTTTTAATCCTTATAAgtcttataatataaaaataaataactttcTACAGCTCTACATGATTATTACATTATTATGATTACCAATAAGTAACTATTTTCGATCGTCATCATCAAAGAAATCAAACAGTGACTTGACATTGTTCTCGTCGTACTCTTCAATGTCATCGTCGCCAGAATCGACGACAGCATCCACTCCCCCTCCAGGGTTGGGTATCACGAGCCCCCCATTTTCCTCCGGCTTTACCATCGCCAGGCCGTTTGCGCCCATCCTGAAACGGCacagtttaataattatttagatacgaaaaaataatttatacttAGTAATGAAGTTTCCCTTacaggtacatatttatttaagtattcacAATTTACAATGATTAGACAATGACTGTATAAATAGCTTTTAAGTTAGAATGAACGAGatttttgtataataaataatataaaattaagttgtcattatataatattattatggttGTTTTTTACAATTTAGATTTAATTAAGAATAGTACTGTTAATCATCAAAAATGTATACAATACCTACAGGAACTTAATCTTCCACTTTAATTAGGTACGACTTAATTTTGTACAAACCTTTAACATAAAACTTTTTTATCAATTGTGACCAAAGGGACCTATTATAGGTAATAAGAATTTACCTACAGGTGTTATTTGAATGTTTAAAGTGGTCCAATAAATTATCTGTAGGTACACTTAATGACCCATTCTTAAACATACAAGGTACTACAATGCACATACACTAGTACAATGCAACGTAATAAAGGTGAAATATGTGACTGACTTAAACTCTACTCACCTTAAACAATCAAATGCCATGTTGAAGAGTTCAAGCTGCCGCCATTGGCCCGTCATTGCCAGGCAAAAGTGAAAGTTTCTTCCAGGGAAAAATACATTGTAAAATTTGGCGCATACTTTCAAGTTTCTAAGTCTTGGTGGATTTATACATATCGGTTTCGGGTTTTTTCCTGCAATATAAAAGTAGGTTGTATTGTAACtttactgtatttttttaacgcATATCATTTTATGTACATTCTATATATTTTGGGTCTTTTAATTCTGTAATATTCAAAATAGTTTACCTGACATAGAGTTTTCATAAAGTACCCTGTCATTCATAGACATGGCTACATCGAAAGCGAAATCCCCAGGATGATAAGTGATCTTCATACAAGCTTTCTGGTTAAACAAATCCAACACTAATCCCGTACAACACTTGCACACGCCAAATGAACATGTGCATCTCCTTGAGGGTTCATCATCTTCTTCTTCTGATGTAGATGTTGCGTTTTGGACTTCTGGACTCTGCCGAGCTCGTAACGATAATTCTTTCATGCTTTTAGATTTTAATCGTTCTAAGAATATCAAGGCACTATCGGGAACTTCCAAGTCTTTCAAATCTTGGAAATGTAGAGCAGTTCgtgttaggtttgttttttcTTCGACTGTAACTGACAAAATAGAAAAACATCAATAGGTACAGTAAATATTGCAATTGAATAATAAAAGCAAATTATAAGCCATATTTATTAGATATAGGTATcggcattaaattattaaaaatgtaacGCTTATTTGTAACATAACTAAGGCGCGAACTTTTGTTCTTGTTTCGTACTCCGTGTCTTGTAAACAAAATTTAATTCCGAATACctgttttttttgtaatgtgCACTTTAAGAAAATACATTAGTTTAAGTTACCGTTTCCGTAGGCTGGTGATAGAAACAAAGCAATTGACACTAAACACACAATGAGGTTCTCCATGGCAGAAAGCTTTCGACGCGAGGCGGCGCGGGCGGTTCGCGAAGTAATAATCCACGCTTCAATTCGCCTGCATATTTGAACCGGTTAGCGGCGAGAACatatctccaataacttaaaagtgtacctaacatataggtatattattctagatatagtacctacttagttgATTTACAGAAGCATTCATACTgatctttaaattataatagtttttttaattacctatagGATAAATCAAAGTctattaggtaaatatttactaGTGGTCTCTGGTTATACCTATACATTATAC
This genomic interval from Cydia splendana chromosome 4, ilCydSple1.2, whole genome shotgun sequence contains the following:
- the LOC134789909 gene encoding uncharacterized protein LOC134789909, which encodes MERFRMKTCGNISFVPEDFVFDVRMSVNNRTVLRRRVSADNPPPICFNPGRAPFVRICAEISNIRIRNNNAFACLDITADIAGFQIYSASFRCFGLGTKGLQTGLNPKPVSSGPAPVSLFGNNDDDDDRDGFLSNVAGGIFGGGDEGGLFGGGGGGGIFGGGSDNDDDDGGPLDDIGDAVGDLFDGRVQICRRIEAWIITSRTARAASRRKLSAMENLIVCLVSIALFLSPAYGNVTVEEKTNLTRTALHFQDLKDLEVPDSALIFLERLKSKSMKELSLRARQSPEVQNATSTSEEEDDEPSRRCTCSFGVCKCCTGLVLDLFNQKACMKITYHPGDFAFDVAMSMNDRVLYENSMSGKNPKPICINPPRLRNLKVCAKFYNVFFPGRNFHFCLAMTGQWRQLELFNMAFDCLRMGANGLAMVKPEENGGLVIPNPGGGVDAVVDSGDDDIEEYDENNVKSLFDFFDDDDRK